TTTCCCAAATGGATTGATGCGAAAATCAGCATTTTTGAtaacccttttttttttttttgttgtatttttttttgGTAAAATTGTGTATTTTTTCAATGCAATTTATGATAGAAAATAATCGAAATGAGAGATTACTAAATTGTAGATTTGACCTAAATGATCTGCTGCATGTAATTGTTAGTTGAGATTCACACATGTATAGGTTTTTAGAGTATACAAGATTTGTGGCGGAATTATTCAGTTAGCTAAGAGACATTTGTGGGTTCTTTTTTCCAGCAATACTGATGAAGCTGAGATTAATTAAATTGTCATTTATAAAGTTATGTTGCTTGGTTCATATAATTCTCTTTGTTTTGTTTGATCTTGCTAAAAATCCAGTCTTTTGATTGTTTTCAGTTGCCAGCATTATTTTTTTGGTTGTTAATTCCAGTGATTTGGTACATTTTATAGCATTAAGTTTGACAGATCTTAATATCTCACCTAGTTTTGATTGATCTTTAACTGATTCTTTTCTTTAGAAACGGAATATCATGCTTTGATTAACTTGTGTATGCACCTGACTGTGTTTTTATGATGTAAGCTATTGACGTAAATTCTCATTTCAAGTTGAGTTTTCCTAGCATCTGATTTTCAGTTCTTGTTTTGCACTGTATTGGGGAATTTTGTTTTGAAGTGTTATTTTAagatttatttaaaatatagtacATTATGCgttgaaatatatttatatatacacaATAATTAGTAAGTTTTGAAAACTTAACAACTTAAATTTTAGGTTACTATTTGTGTTACTTTCTACTCAATTAAGCAAACATTGTTCATTAGAAAAAATCCAATTTTTAACCAAATTCAGTTCCATAATTGGTTGTAAAAATTGATGGATAACTGGTTAGCGGGATTTCCTATAAGCTGCTCCCGCTCAAGCAAAGGGTTGGCTCAGCTCTTGATAAACAGCCCACCCTTTACCCCAAAAATTCTCACTCTCTTTATGAGGAACAGAATTCATTATTCTTTACTATCATCAAACTCTGGTTCTATATTTCGATTTCATAACGCGTAATGTATGATGTTATGTGCTCTGCTATACCTGTAACTGATTTCTTTGGTGCTGTCCAAACAGACAAGTTTGCTTGAGATCAAAATTAAGCTGCTATGGGATCTGATGGTCAAAATTGGTATTTCGATTTAACCTATGACCAATGGACTCCTCTGTCTGTGTCTGGTCCGAGACCAGCTGCACGCTACAAGGTTTCCCTACTTCTATGTTTTATATTAACCTACATGATCACATTGTGCAAGATCTTGTATTGGTTATGCCATTTTTGACTTCTTTGTTTCTTCCATTGAAGCTTTATAACAGTGTTGTCATGCATATTCTGATTCTTTTCTTTATCCCAATATGGTACTTTTATTTCGTGGGTCTTCTGATTATATCTTGGGCTGTTACTTCTTATACGACTTTCTTATTGCACTGTAGCATGCAGCTGCTACAGTTGATGGAAAATTATACATCATTGGTGGAAGTCGTAATGGACGATACCTGTCTGACATTCAGGTATTTGGTCGATCTTATGATCAATTTTTCTTGTTTGACAATTCCAAGTATTTTTCCAGTTTTATAACAGTTTTTGATTTCACGTACACTGAtgttcttttctttctttatttaattCCATTCCAAAGGTTTTTGATCTAAAGAGTTTGACATGGTCCGTTATAAAGTTGAATTCTGGAGTTCTTCCAGCTACCTCTGGCCACAATATGGTGAGAATTGACCTAATATTATTATGTTTCACCTGTTAATTGCTTTATTTGCTGTAtctgctttttttttttctccttcaattttatatgtttgtttagtCAGGTAATTTCCATTTCACTCGCTCTAGCTAATAACCAATGATGTATGATTTCTCTTCTCTTCTTGTTCCGGTGCTGCTCTTTGACATTGTTGGCAGATTAAGTGGGAAAATAAACTTCTATTTCTTGCTGGTCACTCAAAGGATGTTTCTGATACAGTAACAGGTTTGTTGTCCTTTGGAGCCTTTTAAAACTAGGAACCGATGCTTATTCATCTTAAATTCAAATCTTCTTGGTGTATCTTTTGCAGTTCGGTTCATCGATCTTCAATCATATGAATGTGGTGTCATAGAGACCTTTGGAAAACTTCCGGTAAGTAACCATCCTCCTCTAAGGTTTCACTCTTTCCCTTTCATAGCCTTCTTTTTGGGCAATTCTAGAACTTTTTGGAACTACACGAGTCTCGCTCTCACTTCATGGTGTATCTGCTGGTCACCTTACTACTGATTGCCGTTATGTTGCTTCTTTCTAGTTGAGAGCTGTAATGTTGCTTCTTGTCTATTGTGTCTTCCAGGTAGCCCGAGGTGGGCAATCTGTTACCATTTTTGGATCTAAACTCATAATGTTTGGTGGAGAAGACCGGAATAGGTTTCTGCTAAATGATGTTAATGTTCTTGATCTAGAGACAATGACTTGGAGTACTGTTGAGACCACGTAAGTATCTGACTAAATTTATTTCTTCACTAATTATGTGTCTGCATTAATTCATTGTGCTTTGATAGGCAGACATCCCCAGCTCCCAGATTCGATCATACAGCTGCACTCCATGCCGATCGCTACCTTCTGATTCTGGGTGGATGTTCTCATTCAGTATTTTTCAACGATCTTCATGTCCTTGACTTGGAAACGGTATAGTTTACCTGTTTGGATGCAGCCATTTTAGTACTCACGATGCAGCCATTTTGTCCTTTGAATGATCTCCAAtaaaagtactattaataattgTAGTCAGTTGGATTGTAAAATTAAGAAAACCTCCTCTTCATTGGCAGATGGAATGGTCGCGACCACAACTTCAGGGGGATCTGGTTAGTCCAAGAGCTGGTCATGCTGGTGTTACTCTAGGTGACAACTGGTATATCGTTGGTGGTGGAGATAACAGAAGCGGTAAGTAAAACATTTAAGCAGCCTCTTCAATCATACCCTCTGTGCATTCTGACTTATGATGCACAGatctttttatttctatttttatgttTAAATGTTATTCTTTTTGCAGGTGTGCCAGAAACTCTTGTGTTAAATATGTCGAAGCTTGTAGTTTCAGTATTAGCAACTGTAAAGGGGAGAGATCCGCTCACAAGTGAGGTTATCATCTGCTAACTATCTCCCCCAGCGTTATATTTTCTGCAATGGACCTTCTTCCTGGAAATTAGATATCCCCTTTTTTAAGGAAGAATATCTTTCCCTTAACGCAGTGGTATCTGTTGGACTGACATCATGTTGGTATATCTAAGGTTTCTTTACTGAAAACTTCTAGTAACCTTAGATATGGCAATTTTGGGGGGGGGTTGCGGGGCGGGTACAGCCTTAACCCACATAAAGTTCAACCCGCCCTGCCCCGCATAGCAAAATAttacctcgcgaatcggcctccgaacgactcgaatctagccacaaacaacttaatacaatcaatacaatcTATATGATTTTCATTTTAACGAGTAGTTTctctttgaattttttttccaaaaaaattaaCGATAACCTATGaccttcttttctctttttctcgGTAGTTCCAGCTATGTCAATAATGTATTCCATGTGCTACTGTATGTCTACTCCTAATCTTGTTAGAAAATATCTTTTAGCATATTACTCCATAACAAAGTAGTAATTTGATTAGTGAGTTAGTTATAATAATCAATTTTAAATATATCTTCTTAAAACTAGTATGCTACATTAGATAAATTTGTCGAAGAGCGCTAGTCAGATATGGTCCTTATAGAACAGTTTAAGAAAATTaaggaaaacaaaaaagaagaaaaagagctTGAATTATTGGTAATATCTGAATATGTTCAGATTTATAGCTAGAATATATTGTATGACCCACACCTTTAAGTTTAAAGGAGCAAGAAAAGAGGAGATTAATGAACtaacaaaatttaaaataaaaataaaatataaagacGAGCAAGGGAAAATTTATAAAACAGATTACAATTGAGAAAGCAGATAACATCTTTACGAAAACATTTGAATCTTCTTCGACGAAAAGCATCAAATGCGCGATGCAGGTATTAAACAAATGCATAACCCGCAACCGtagttaaattaaaaaaaatacttgaaCCAGTCCCGCCCCCGCCCTGCACCGCATAAACTTAAACCCGCCCCGTCCCGCTTCGTTTGCCATCCCTAAGTAACCTGCCACGCCTCGCACCTGGGCCTGGACGTAATACGGTacccggtgcctgactacatgCGACCGAGTGAACCAACTGACTAGCTGAATCAACAtctgatatcataacatactgaatgcggaagataagctaacacatgctgatatgctgaaagtctgaatgatataaattaAAATGCGAAAGCACTaatataagtttgaaaacatatttgtagccaacattgcttaacatgaaaagcctgTGACTGTCTAAttattactctagtctatgaagtagtgttatcaaaggcgaaaagcgcaaaaaaactTTAAGGTCCATTGGGGCTTTAggcgcaaagcgcaaataaaacgtgggctttaatgaaaaaaggcgcaacgggagaaaaagtaaaaatatgcatgtagtccaagactaatcaTTATatgcatgaataacaaatatatgggcaaaaaaattgaaaaacaattcacgataaagtgaaatatcaattgtttaaggTCGCATGTTCAGGATTACACTCATTGACAAtgaaaagtatgccttagagtTTTGATGCGACACTAAAGCACCCACAAAGCGAGGCGAAGCACTCAATGTGTTTTGAGtctcgcttcagggcttaagcgcgcctttgacaacactgttaTGAAGCCTCTGATGAAGTATTGAAAACACTGACCTGTTTGTAAATAcgtaaagactgtaaagtaatgataatgccccgaaagaactggggcccaccaaatagctggtaggagaatcctagcgctctgaatcgtcaacctgtaaatcattacctgtATCGTGAGATGCAAGTCCCGGgtgaaagggacgtcagtacatttgaattgcactagtatgtaaaacaGCTGAAAGAGAACTGtaaatgctgaaactgaaactgagcTGATAACTGAGAACTGATAACCGATAGCTGAAATGATATTtgttgaaactgaaactgaaatgataacaCTGATGAAATGGCAACTATAactgataattgataactgaacaaaggaagtaaggatatggatactccctcttctgaatgatgaactaCTTGTTTATCtaaataaactacggcctcaggcacAATATATATATGCACAAGCTACtgcctcgggcccaagtatacgtatacataactacggcctcaggcccaaagatgcataaagcataaactaagaCCTgaggcccaaacatgcataaactacggcctcaggcccaaatacaagtgttcaacattcagggatttaaaatTAGGATCTGAGTGTAATACATGATATTGAAATACTGAATCATAccgagttacatgatactggaatgcggaatagaactagactgaaatatgtattcatgaactgattatgagAACTGAAGCTTCAACTGTTTATGACATGATGAGTAATCTAGACcgagactcatgggcatcaaacacaactctatattgattacgcactgagctcacaacGCTAGGAATAAAAGTCATGAACGAAttacgaagctagagaatagaagccctgcaactattcaaggaactaagcTTTTCTAAGGCAATTAGTAATGTTGTAGAAGAAACGTTGTGTAGGGAGAATCCTTAACAGTCCCacacatagagagttagcctcacacaCCTTAACTTCTCGCTCTTGAGCGTAATACAACATTCGCCAACTGTTTCAATTTTAATCTATAGCAATACAAGTCAAAAGGATcccatattagcaataatactcatgttttggtcacttgGTGGGCATAAAGCTCCATAGCCCTTATTAATAGTGTTTCTACGGCCAACAACCCATTCTCTTGCTCTATGTTGataattctaaaatctcaaattgttattatcaatatcattcttcatcacccataaTATAGACAACACCCTTAATCAATATTCAGCAATCAACAACCCAAACCAATAATCGTTCATGCTtttctatcaaacccatcaactcatatctcatgaacttagagtcTACAATCACGAATCCAATGCTATAATCATTTAGAGGTGAAGATATTACTTTTTTTGACGTTCAATCCTCGTGAATTCGATTTCTAGGGTTTCTTTTCCCACCAATGATGTctcaatcgaatatctaatgatttggagggtttacccatgttaataaggtgtttgagaattaaaattaacttagaatcatcatTGGAACTTACCTTGGATGTTGGAGGGACCTTGGAGGAAGTTatgttcttgagagcttccctttctagatcAAGTTTTCGTGTTTTGGGGTGTGGAGGACGAAGTAGGGCTTTTAAAACGACCCCCGGGGTACGCTCCCACGCAGCTGAAGGCCCAAACGCGTAGCAAGGGCAGTAGTAGCATTGCCACAAGTGCGCTGCCGCGGGTGCGCACCTTGGCGCGCATACTGCGCATTGTTCAGTAAAACGCGCATAACTTTTTGCACAAACATCCGTTAGGACTCcacaatatatcattggaaaggtatttcaaagagctacaactttgaTGTTTTAAGTTTTCCCAACTTCTCAGCATATTTTTACTAAATCCTGCTAGAAGACAGACCTtacataaacttagtcgattttatcgaatcttatgcacctcactctccgtcttgattccaaaacaactatttccacccatactcatcccgataggatTTCACATGTCTAAACTATcaaattaatactcatttaacacaTCCACACCTAGTCCGAATTTACGGAGTGTTACATAACCTATCCAAAAAAAGACCTTTTAGTAAGCTATGGGACTATGTCCTTCACTCCTTGGTTAGAATTGTGTCGGGACACAGTTGAGCAGGTATTTGTAATATGTCGACACTGATGAACCAGCTCTACTCTTTCTATTTCAGTGGAGGAAATTATTCTTTCAACAAACTGAAGGAAAAAAATCTGAAATTGTGCCATGAAAAATAGTTAATGcggaaagagaaaaataatattgATATGGGGAAATTTTTCACTTTACTTTGCTTCCCAGAATCAAATTGATTTTTCTACCAGAGAATCAAGGCTGTTCCTTCAATTGAAGTTAACTGTACAAATATGTTTAAAATCTCTTTTGTAATCTTAAAAAAATTTAAAGAGAGTGTGGTTGTAGTACACTTATCTAGAACTTGTAGATTTTGAGGAAACACTTGCTTAATTCTTGTAAACTCCATAACCCATAAGGGAAAAAATATTCTGGTAAACTCCATTAGCTTAAGATACTCTGTTCAATATGTTTATTTAGTAGCCATTGCCTAAGACAATATGATTTCCCAGTATTCATAAACTTCGTTGAGGTTGTGTATTTCTTTTTCTAAATTGGTCTTTAGGTTTTGTTGACGATTCTGTCTGATATGGCATTTGAAACAGGGACTGAGTGTGTCTTCAGCATTACTTGATGGTGAGAAATTCTTGGTTGCTTTTGGTGGCTACAATGGGAAGTACAATAACGAGGTATCTGCTAAATCCTTGATATTCGCTTTTCTTCAACAGCCTTAGAGTTTCTTGTGGGGAGATAAATGGATTACAGAAGCATTGGGTCATGTCTTCCTCTTTTGCTTCTCCATACATTTGATAAGCACCAAATCCAATTCATTGTCTCATATAACTATTACTTGACTGGGAAGGAGGGATTATTCATCATATGTTCGTTAGTTCTAGTCTGAGAGGAAATGGTATTAAGACTAAACGGTTTTGTGCTACGAAGCCTTCTTTCCTAAATTACTGCATTTCATTTGGCCTAGGTATATGTTATGAGGCCTAAACCAAGGGATGTATTACATCCCAAGATACTTCAGTCACCAGCGGCCGAAGCAGCAGCAGCTTCTGTTAGAGCTGCATATGCCTTAACTAAACCTGAAAAGTTGGATTTATCTGAAAGAGAAGATTCCAATTTTAAGGAAGTCCATGTTGATAACACTCAGCAAAAGCTTTCAGCCCAAATTAGTGCAATTGGACAACAAAAAAAGGCGTTGGAGTCATTGCTTGCAGACGTCCAAGCAGAAAATGCTAATCTCAAGGCCAAGATTGAAGAAGTCAATAACACTCATGCTGACTTGTCCAAGGTACTCTCATTAGAGTGATATGCTCTATAGGAATTGATAATCACGTACTTATCAATTCTTTACGTTCATTGCTTCATTACAGGAGCTTCAGTCAGTTCAAGGTCAACTTATATCTGAGAGATCAACATGTGCTAAACTGGAGGTTATACTTCTGACACTTCTTTCCTTTCTGAACTTAAAGTCTAATTCTCCCCTCCGTATCCTCTATTagtgttgtcaaaggctcatttaaggcgcgcttaagccctgaagcttACACAAGCTCAGGGAGGGCGCTTCGCGTCACTTAAGCTGCGCTTCAGTGTAGGCAAGGCACCAAGATATGCCCCTTATTGCCCATGAGTTCTATCTTGAATAGAGCAATGCTAGACTACAAATATAATCGGCAAATAAGTATATTAGCTGTTAAGAAAACAATATAAATGAATTTGTTACTTTTCTCTTGAATTAcatgtatatttttattttttttcttgcaTTGCGCCTTTTTAAACTAAAGCCCACACTTAAATTGCGCTTTGAGCTTAAAGCCCCAATTGACCTAGAGTGCTTTTTAGAGCTTTTCACCTTTGACAATACTGTCCTATATCAGAGCAATCAAATCAAATATGTCTCAATTCAAAACATGAGCTTTTATATCATCCTCAGGCACAAATAGCGGAGCTACAAAAGATGCTCGAATCCATGCAGTCTATAGAGGAGGAAGTTCAAGCTCTACGAAAAGAGAAATCTGAATTGGAACGTGACATGGAGCGTGCTGCATCTGTCCAGAAACAGGGCTCGGGCGGTGCTTGGAAGTGGATTACTGGATGAGCATGAAAATCAATTTGCGCATTTGCAACCTCAGTTTTTTTCCCCATTACTGCCAGCTTGCAAAAGAAATTCTTGTAATGCTGTTTTGTTAGAGGACGTGCGACtttggaatttttgttgaacATATATGGTTGTGTGTGAAGATTAGGAAATGATTGAAAAAACACATGTAGCATTCTTTTCACTTGCTTTCTTTATGTCATCTGTGGCACTTGCATTTTGTAATCGCAATTTTTAATTGTAGCAAATTCATTGTTTTTCAGTGTCATATATACCTCATTCATTT
This sequence is a window from Nicotiana tomentosiformis chromosome 5, ASM39032v3, whole genome shotgun sequence. Protein-coding genes within it:
- the LOC104113313 gene encoding acyl-CoA-binding domain-containing protein 4, with product MGSDGQNWYFDLTYDQWTPLSVSGPRPAARYKHAAATVDGKLYIIGGSRNGRYLSDIQVFDLKSLTWSVIKLNSGVLPATSGHNMIKWENKLLFLAGHSKDVSDTVTVRFIDLQSYECGVIETFGKLPVARGGQSVTIFGSKLIMFGGEDRNRFLLNDVNVLDLETMTWSTVETTQTSPAPRFDHTAALHADRYLLILGGCSHSVFFNDLHVLDLETMEWSRPQLQGDLVSPRAGHAGVTLGDNWYIVGGGDNRSGVPETLVLNMSKLVVSVLATVKGRDPLTSEGLSVSSALLDGEKFLVAFGGYNGKYNNEVYVMRPKPRDVLHPKILQSPAAEAAAASVRAAYALTKPEKLDLSEREDSNFKEVHVDNTQQKLSAQISAIGQQKKALESLLADVQAENANLKAKIEEVNNTHADLSKELQSVQGQLISERSTCAKLEAQIAELQKMLESMQSIEEEVQALRKEKSELERDMERAASVQKQGSGGAWKWITG